The following nucleotide sequence is from Vicinamibacteria bacterium.
ACCGTTCCGCACCGGAATGAGGCGGTAGGCTGCCTCCTCTCCGGTCAGCTCGTCGGAAAACGAACCGCAGATGTGGCCATCGAGAAGATGAATCTCGCCCGCGCGGTCCCCGTCGATGCGGAGCACGCCGGTCGCTTGATTCGCTTCGAGCAACTGCAGGATATCGGAGCTCTTGAACCTCGCGAGGTCGCCCGACAGCT
It contains:
- a CDS encoding DUF4388 domain-containing protein codes for the protein LSGDLARFKSSDILQLLEANQATGVLRIDGDRAGEIHLLDGHICGSFSDELTGEEAAYRLIPVRNGRFHFVRADIRSNVQAIRSTTEFMMEAFRRHDEKANQPAS